The genomic interval AAAGTATGCTGAAAATAAACGTAGAGGGTACTTCTAATGTGGTGAACACTTGCCTGGCAACAGGAATAAAAAAATTGTGTTTTGTAAGTTCGATAGCAGCAATCGGTCGGAAAAAAAATATTTGGGAGGTCAGTGAAGAATCTCAATGGGAAGAATCTCCTTATAATTCTTACTACGCCAAAAGCAAGTACCTGGCTGAGTTAGAGGTATGGCGGGGGATTGCTGAAGGACTGTCTGCAGTAATTGTAAATCCTTCGGTAATATTGGGGCCAGGAAACTGGCACAAAAGCAGCACAAAATTGTTTAAGTATATATGGGACGAAAAGCCTTTTTATACAGCAGGTAGTATGAACTATGTAGATGTTAGAGACGTTGCTGATATTATTTTTAGGCTAATAAATTCTGAAATTACATCGGAAAGGTTTATATTGAATGCAGGAAGCATAAAAATAAAAGACTTGTTTGGAAAAATAGCAGCTGCGTTTGGTAAGAAAAAACCTGCTATACAGGTTTCACCGCTTATGGCTCAAATTGCCTGGCGGCTGGAATTTCTGAGAAGTTTAATCAGCGGAAGTTCGCCGCTGGTTACCCGGGAGACTGCCTTACTTGCTCAAAAAGATTATTTTTATACTAACCAGAAAGTACAACAAAAGCTGCAGTATACGTTCAGAACACTAGAGGATACTATCGGCTGGACATGCATGAAGCTTAGTAAATAAAACAGGTAGCGATATATTGGGAAGCACTACTTGTTTGGTACATATTTTAACGAATTAACAAATCAGATAATGGGAAACGAATTTAAAGACAAAGAAGAGGGACAGGATGCCGTTCGCAGATTTGAAGAAATGCTGAAAGAAGGCGGGCCTGTTTTTCTTGACCTGGAAATATATGAATCTGCAATCGGCCAGTATATGGATGAAGGAAATTATCAGAAAGCACTCACTGCCTGCAACTATGCCCTCGAACAGTATCCATATTCTGTGGAAATTATGCTGGACAAATCTCAGTTACTGGTTAATACCCAGAATTTCGAAGATGCTCTGGAATTATTGGACAAAGCCTCCTTATTTAATCCTAATGATACAGAAGTGATGTTTCTGAGAGGCACTGTACTTTCGTTGATTGGCGATTATGAAAAATCGGTAGAAGTACTGGAGAATGTACTGTTATGGTCGGAGGAGAAAGATGATGTATATTACAATATAGGTCTGGCTTACCAGAGCTGGGGGAAATACGACCTGGCCATCGAGAATTACAAAAATGCGATTAACTGCAATATCAATAATGAGAATGCTTTGTATGAACTGGCATTCTGCTTAGATATTACTGGCGAACTGGAGGAAAGTTTATCCTACTATCAGCAATTCATTGACAATGACCCTTATTCGCATAATGCCTGGTACAATATTGGTATTGCTTATAGTAAATTGGAGCGTTTTACCGATGCAGTGAAAGCCTATGAATATGCGGTATTGATTAAAGAAGATTTTGCTTCTGCCTATTATAATATGGGCAATGCGTATATGAATCTGGAAGAGTATCAGCAGGCCAAAGAATCCTATAAGAAAACCCTTGAACTGGAAAAGGATGAGCCTAACCCGGAAACTTTTTGTTGCCTGGCAGCTACTTACGAACGTACCGGCCAGTTTGACATAGCAATTACCTACTATAAAAAAGCCGTTAAAATTGATAGTCTGTGGGATGAAGGCTGGTATGGCATCGGCATGTGTCTGGATGCACAGGAAAAATGGTTTGAAGCCATTCATTTCTTCCGGAAAGCTATTCAGCTGAACCCTGAAAATTATGAATATTGGCTGGCTGTTGCTGAAGCCGAAGCCCAGGTAGGTAATATTGTATCCAGTCTGGAAGCTTATGAACATGCCAGTCAGCTAGAGCCTGCTAATCCGGATGTATGGCTTAACTGGTCGCTGTTGCTGTATGAACAAGGAGATTACAGCAAAGCCATTGGTTTGATAGAAGAAGCCATAGAAGAAATGCCGGAAGAAGCTGAGTTGTATTACCGGGCTACTGCTTACTTAATTCATGATGGTAAATACAAGGAAGCTTTTCAGTTTCTGGAAAATGCACTTATACTTGATTTTGACAAACATACCTATCTGTTTGAGTTCTTTCCGGAACTGGAAACACAGAAAGCACTGTACAAAATTATTGACCAATACAGAAATGATAAGTAAGTTTTATCAAATAGTCGTTAGTATTTAGTTACTTTGTGAGGTTTTTTATAAAACCTCATTTTTTTTGTATTCACATTTAGAATGTGTAAAACAGACTAAGTCAAATAAAGGAGAGTTTTACTATTTGTACTTTAATTAAGTTCATAAAGATAGTGGGATGTCCTTTTGCGGTAAAACGCATGTAAACTTGAAATTAATTGTATATCCATGAATTACGAATTAAAAAACATTCCTGAACGCACACTTAAACCACGCCAGACAGGTTTTACCATGGTAATGGATAAAGGCTTAAGCCCAAGAGAAGTAGAGGATTTTTTAGCGGTGGGTAGTGAATATGTAGATGTGGTGAAACTAGGCTGGGCAACTTCGTACGTTACACCCAATCTGAAAGATAAATTAAATATATACAAACAAGCAGGCATTCCTACCTATTTTGGTGGTACTCTCTTCGAGGCTTTTATTATCCGGGGGCAGTTTGAGGATTATCGCCGGGTACTGGATAAGTTTGATATGAGTTATGCTGAAGTTTCTGATGGTTCGCTGGAAATGAATCATGAAGAAAAATGCCAGTATATTCGTACGCTTTCCAAGCAGGTAACAGTTTTATCGGAGGTAGGTTCGAAAGATGACCAGAAAATTATTCCACCCTATAAATGGATTACTTTGATGCAGGCTGAACTAGATGCCGGCGCCTGGAAAGTGATAGGAGAAGCAAGAGAAGGAGGTAATGTAGGCTTGTTCCGCTCTACGGGCGAAGTCCGTTCAGGATTAGTGGAAGAAATTCTTACAAAGATTCCATTTGAAAAAATCATCTGGGAGGCACCTCAGAAAGCTCAACAAGTCTGGTTTATTAAATTATTGGGTTCTAATGTAAATTTAGGCAACATTGCTCCCAATGAAGTAATACCTCTGGAAACTATCCGATTAGGCCTGAGAGGTGATACTTTCAGTGACTTTTTATCGATGAATGGAAAGTAGAAGTAGTGAACTGATATACCGAAAAGCTATGTTCCGGCTTTTAAAATTTACACTTAAGAGCTACCATAAGCGTTATAATGATTAAGGTTACATTTGGAACATGTAAGATAAAAGTAAAGATTTGGAAACACAGAAAAACCGGATTATACTAATAAATTCCTACTTTTGTAGTTCTAAATCTTTCATGCTCTGTTCATTCTAATTTATTTTCATGGAATTTCTCTCACAAGTAATTGATGTTTTCCTTCATCTCGACAAATACCTCACTCAGATTATTTCAGAATACGGCACCTGGACATACCTCATCTTGTTTCTGGTTATTTTTGTAGAAACCGGGCTGGTTGTTATGCCTTTTTTACCTGGCGACTCTTTACTTTTTGCTGCTGGTGCCTTAGCTGCCAATCCCGCCAATGATTTAAATGTAGTATTGCTGATGGGATTGCTTTTTGTTGCTGCTTTCCTGGGAGATACACTTAACTATACCATAGGAGATTATTTTGGGCCTAAAGTGTTTAAACGGGATTACCGGTTTCTGAAACGCGAATATCTGTTACAAACGCAGGCATTTTATGAGAAGCATGGAGGCAAAACTATCATATTTGCCCGTTTTATCCCTATCATCCGTACATTTGCTCCCTTTGTTGCAGGTGTTGGAACCATGAAATACAGCCGGTTTATTTCTTATAATATTATCGGTGGATTTTTGTGGGTAGTTGCCTTTACAATAATTGGTTATTTCTTCGGCAATCTGCCCTTTGTAAAAAAGAATTTCACAATAGTTATATTCGCTATTATTTTCATTTCTATTTTACCACCCATTATTGAGTTTATCAAACAGAAATTTTCTAAAAAAACTGTAACTAAATAATTCTTACAAAACGATCCTCAAGACAAAGGCCCGGATTTAATCCGGGCCTTT from Rhodocytophaga rosea carries:
- a CDS encoding SDR family NAD(P)-dependent oxidoreductase, which gives rise to MIVITGCNGLVGSFIARKFLQEGFKIRALKRTDSDLSLVADIASAIEWIEGDVLDLAQLTAAMQGADAVIHAAAIVSFTPADQESMLKINVEGTSNVVNTCLATGIKKLCFVSSIAAIGRKKNIWEVSEESQWEESPYNSYYAKSKYLAELEVWRGIAEGLSAVIVNPSVILGPGNWHKSSTKLFKYIWDEKPFYTAGSMNYVDVRDVADIIFRLINSEITSERFILNAGSIKIKDLFGKIAAAFGKKKPAIQVSPLMAQIAWRLEFLRSLISGSSPLVTRETALLAQKDYFYTNQKVQQKLQYTFRTLEDTIGWTCMKLSK
- a CDS encoding tetratricopeptide repeat protein is translated as MGNEFKDKEEGQDAVRRFEEMLKEGGPVFLDLEIYESAIGQYMDEGNYQKALTACNYALEQYPYSVEIMLDKSQLLVNTQNFEDALELLDKASLFNPNDTEVMFLRGTVLSLIGDYEKSVEVLENVLLWSEEKDDVYYNIGLAYQSWGKYDLAIENYKNAINCNINNENALYELAFCLDITGELEESLSYYQQFIDNDPYSHNAWYNIGIAYSKLERFTDAVKAYEYAVLIKEDFASAYYNMGNAYMNLEEYQQAKESYKKTLELEKDEPNPETFCCLAATYERTGQFDIAITYYKKAVKIDSLWDEGWYGIGMCLDAQEKWFEAIHFFRKAIQLNPENYEYWLAVAEAEAQVGNIVSSLEAYEHASQLEPANPDVWLNWSLLLYEQGDYSKAIGLIEEAIEEMPEEAELYYRATAYLIHDGKYKEAFQFLENALILDFDKHTYLFEFFPELETQKALYKIIDQYRNDK
- a CDS encoding phosphosulfolactate synthase, with the translated sequence MNYELKNIPERTLKPRQTGFTMVMDKGLSPREVEDFLAVGSEYVDVVKLGWATSYVTPNLKDKLNIYKQAGIPTYFGGTLFEAFIIRGQFEDYRRVLDKFDMSYAEVSDGSLEMNHEEKCQYIRTLSKQVTVLSEVGSKDDQKIIPPYKWITLMQAELDAGAWKVIGEAREGGNVGLFRSTGEVRSGLVEEILTKIPFEKIIWEAPQKAQQVWFIKLLGSNVNLGNIAPNEVIPLETIRLGLRGDTFSDFLSMNGK
- a CDS encoding DedA family protein → MEFLSQVIDVFLHLDKYLTQIISEYGTWTYLILFLVIFVETGLVVMPFLPGDSLLFAAGALAANPANDLNVVLLMGLLFVAAFLGDTLNYTIGDYFGPKVFKRDYRFLKREYLLQTQAFYEKHGGKTIIFARFIPIIRTFAPFVAGVGTMKYSRFISYNIIGGFLWVVAFTIIGYFFGNLPFVKKNFTIVIFAIIFISILPPIIEFIKQKFSKKTVTK